The DNA sequence TCGTCATACCACTgtaatgtgtgtgtatatatatatatatatatatatattattcttcaaTTGGGTAGAGCTTTTTCATATACTTACTAACCCAGGCCATGATTAATTATGCATTTCTATCGAGTGGATTATTAACATAGcttaattaaattaacattaaCATATATCTTATACAGAGGAAATTTGTAGCTCCAATGCTGAAGCTTGATTTCCTTTTATTGCATTGTGCTAATCCCCTCTAAATATCTCTCTAACTTAATTTGGACTATAATTtctttaactatatatattcttCTTACATATATGTCTGTATTTAATTTTAACGGTATATTAATTTCTAGAATGGATCcgtataatgatatatataggAATAATTTCAGAAAATCTTATCTTCAACGCTTTTCGTTTTGCTGCTTCTATGCAGATTCATATTCCCAGCCAAAATACTCGGTCTAGCTAATATGTGAAACCCTTGAGCTTTTTAGTCATACACAATCCTTTAATGCTTCTTACTCAACCATGTGTTTTGtttgtaatttaatatattttttatatgttagtTTTTTATCACATCAATCTGATGATATTCTAAAAATCTATTCGATCAATCATATACTTCTAAAAGAGATAAGCTCAtcctaatcaaataaaaattcaaaaaaatccaATAGTTGTGATAAAGGAGATTAGTTAGTTTGATATAGTTATATCGAATAAGaagtagttatatatatatatatatatatatatatatatatatatatatatatatatatttatatatctgaTTTTACTAGGTGTTTATAATCTCTTACCGCTCATATTTTTCATATGAATtacatataatcaaatattaatagaaaattattgcgtatatatatttataaagttaaaatccaaatttaacAAGTTGTTATAGGCTAACTTTTACCATCTTAAACAAAAACCCCAAattgaatataataaaaaaaattaaattaattagctcCAATTTTATGTGTCCaaataatgaaatgaaaatgTAGCTTTTAGTCTCTGTTGATTTTTTGACCAAAATAATATAACTAGTgatttctaaaactttaaatttgTTCCTTCTTAATCAATATTTtgactataatttaaaatttgaactaaTGTATATGTAGGAAATaactatatttttcttttttaaacccGGTTCTCACATTagaattattttaaagaaaaaaaatcacggAAAGGATGGATGGCAATGGCATGCCCAATTTCAAGTTCAAAAAAGTAAGTGTTCTGttgtaataatattatcaacTACAATTTTAATGATCATTTCAACAATTAACCAACAAATCTAGCTAAGATGAAAGttagaagtatatatatatatatatatatatatatctataaagatAGGCAAGTctcttattaaattattttgatagatttttcattggaatcttacttatttattcttttaatctctttaaaaattgagatttaaaaatatatttaaaaaaaatatgagtcATTGAATTTACTTTGCcatctttgaaattttaatattttactaacttatataaaaacacaaatatatCTTTAAGTTTCAACTATTAAAGAGATTTAatgactaataaataaaaaccgaataaaaaatccatatatatatataataaataatcatattagCCCTTGAATATATTTGATAGTAGATAAATCACGAACTTAGCTACTCATAAGTTTCTTCGTTGATGGAAAactccatttttttgttttttttgtttttaacatgTTGAAGGTGAATGATTTAAAACACTTGCCTAAACAAATAGTGGTAGAATCTGACATTAGACTATCCCAGCATAACAATTAATTTACATATAACTAAGTTAAGATCCAAAAGATACATTAATATTCTATGACCTTGCAAATTGTAAAAGATACATTTTATTACTCCATGGTACTCAACTTACAAATTATatggtaaaagaaaaaagtataatGAACAAACGATATAGCAAGACCAAGTGCCATTATTCACTTtatagccaaaaataaaaataaaatgattatactaaaaaataaaagagacaagggaaaaaaaaaaaaacatttgtacAAAAGATCACTTAAATTGCAATGAAATTaggttgattaattaattatgtatatgtattgtaAGAGAATGAATTCTAGTTCAATGGGAGCGTGTATTTCACACACTAACTAGGTGCGAGTAGGGAATAATGTTCTTCCTTTACTCTCCCTCTAAATCTGAAGCAAGCCAAACTGATCTCAGACCGGCTCTCTGAGTctgagatagagagagagaaagagagagagagagagagagagagagagagagagagagagagcttaaattttgctaaaaattaagaatggaaaaagagaatgagaaataaaagaataagaatTACTGGGTTTCCATTTTCTTGttaagaaaaatatcaaaagaaGATCTTCTTTAGCTATTGTGTTTATGCAGTTGTAGTAGTAGTACCCCcactcattctctctctctctctcttatattTTCTGTTCAATCTGCTAATTCCTCCAATATCCCATTTCTATATAAGACCTTCTAAACTCTTTACTTCTCTCAGACAATCCATTTTTCACCAACAAAAAGCTCCATTTTTGTGCAACCCTCCCCTTTCTCCCCAAACAAACAGAAAGAAAGACTGagaaaaggaataaatatatacaaaaatatacatacaaataaagaaaagagagaTCATCTTGCATTTGGGTTATTAtctatctctctttctctctctctctctctctctctctctctctctctctctttctcttttgcgtgtgtgtgtgtgtgtgtttgtttgaagagaaaaatttttattccaaaaaaaaaaaatgggaagagGAAGAGTAGAGCTGAAGAGGATAGAGAATAAGATAAACAGGCAGGTAACATTCTCAAAGAGAAGGAATGGTTTGCTAAAGAAAGCATATGAACTTTCTGTTCTATGTGATGCTGAGGTTGCCCTTATCATCTTCTCTAGTAGAGGCAAGCTTTATGAGTTTGGTAATGCTGGGTATGCTAAACCAAAAACCTCTTGGATACCCCTTTCTTTCTCAGCTGTAGCTAGCTAGCTTGGATTTCTtgctttccttttccttttttttttctgtttttttaattccttgaattttatatattttcttggtTTGTTTACTCCTTGTTGATCACCTTATTACACATTGattagtttttggttttttttcagAACTACTACAGCTAGATAGCTAGCTTCTTTTTAGGTTTTGGGTTTCTTTCTTTGGTTTTCAGTTTTTGGGATATTgaacttccttttttttcttgaaaaacttCATCTTCTacttattcaacaaaaaaaataaaataaaataaaatccatcttctacttttgtttttaatgaGATTTCTAACTCCTTAAATTTCAATTCATTATCTCAATGTTTTTTCTCATGTCTCTTTTTGGCTTTTAGATTTCTGTGTCTATCTCATACATTTAATGTCTTCTTGGGTCTCATATTTCATTTTctcatctctttctctctctctctgtcaaAGAATATATACTCCCTTTGTGATTAAAAatgctctcttttttcttgtacaCTGACAATATCTTTCAATCTTTCATGGGtactcttttgtttttctttctttctggtTTTTGTTTGCTCTCAATGATTTTTCTGGGTGCTTTTTCGGGGTTCTGTTTTCTTGGATAAAGAAGAGGTAGCAAAGGTTTTCTGctgtcatttttattttttttaattttttttatctgtgtGTGTATTCCAACCACAGATCGACACGTTTCGCAGTCATCTCATGTGcttccttctctttctttctgATCTGAACTGGGCATGAATgtcgttttgttttttgttttttgtttttttttttttttttttttttcatggtgaTAGAACAGTACgagaaaagcttttttttttttttttttctttttttcttcttcttttggacACATGAAACAACTTTGATACATAGGATGTAGGACGTTTCCCAATCAATAACCACCAAAGCTCCTCTCGAACCTCTGTGCAAGATCTAGGAttcaatctttttatttatttatttatttattttgtttttctctttccaGAAACAAAAGCCTAACTCCAATTCACtggagaacttttttttttttttttgtctgggTAGCCAATCAAGTTGCAGGAAGTTATAGTACTGGAAAATGTATACGTCACCTCCTCATTTTCTTATGGATCCCCTATGGATCTTTTGGTTTTAACGACGTTCTTTAATCTTTGTCTTTTATAGTTTACTTTCTCTCTGGCATATTATCAAACACGTATGATACACACATCTATATATCTGCAGAAATTTTGTATGCATCTTCCACTGGTTCTCCTGCCATGTTACTTTTGAAGAATTTCAATCATGTCTGTCATATTTGTTTGATTGGTAAATCAAGCATTATTTCTAACTGACTGATATGCGTACTCATTTTGTTGATCTTATGCCAATTAAATTTATGTTATTCTTCATTTCTATTAGTTTGAGTTCCAAAAGTATTCGATTAAtgcatactaaaaaaaaaaaaaaagctatcaGCAGGAgatattgatattgaaattttatgctAAAACTGgcttctaatattttttatttatttgtatgtgGACTAATTATAATTGATACTAACTAAAACAGTGTAACTAGGGCTTTTCTAAGATTAATCCATATATCACCAATAATCATGAGGCAGTTTAGAATCTTTGTCAtattttttccttgtatttGAGAAGTTGTGTTATAGTCTAAAATACATTATTAATTTGTACAATAACTTATGTATGTTCATGTTTGAGTTGTTTgtgcttgaaattttttttaattttaattttttttaataatttagtttATGATCTGTTGATGTCTGAAAGTATTAGTTTTGGCCTCAAGTTGATATGAATGCTAATTATAATGTTGTGTGTTAAATTGGTACATGTACCGTGGGACGGCGGTGCAGTATACCAAAAACCCTTGAGCGTTATCAACGTTGTTCCTTCACTCCTCAAGACAACAGCATTGAACGTGAAACACAGGTTTTTGTGTTTGCCAACCAAGATTTTGTTGTaatgattttccttttttaatataGCTAGTTTAATTACTTTCTAATTACTGTTTATCTACTGCTTACTCGGGTCAATGAAAGTTCTACATAATCCTCCATATAATATATGCACATACACATACAGACACATTAATTAGATTAGTCCTCTTGGAGGctaagtgtgtgtgtgtgtgtatacatctttggaaagaaaattaatgCAAATGATATTCTCAAATTAGTTGTTATAACATAtagttttcttccttttcttttttggtctttttttttttttttttttttcctgaaggaattataaaatatagttCCTATAACGTTCTTTGTAGAACccagaaatatatatttcatttggtTTGGAGCTAAACCTAAAGCCATTTCTAATTCTATGGCGTTTTAGTTTGGGATCTTCTTTTCTTGATAAGAATTAATTCCCCCTGTTTTTGTTATGATTCCAGAGCTGGTACCAGGAGGTTACAAAATTAAAGGCAAAATATGAAGCCCTTCAACGCACACAGAGGTTGtgcttcctttttcttcttcttcttcgttttttctcttcttcttttttttatttttttattttttattttttattttattttttttttaattttttccctgATTTCAGTTTGGATTTTTCAATCAGACCTATGCCTGATTGAAATTGTAGGCGTCACCTTTCTAACattcttagttgtgcaaaaattAATTCTTAAGGCACTTGCTTGGTGAAGATCTTGGACCACTTAGTGTAAAGGAGTTGCAGAATCTTGAAAAGCAGCTTGAAGGAGCTCTTGCACAAGCTAGGCAAAGGAGGGTAATTACATTGTTTTTGAATCTtctttgcatatatatactACATATTTCATGATTCTTTCCTATCAGCTTAGGTTTTTATGATGCATAATGATTTAACATGAACAGTATGTGTGTCATTAACCTTTGTTATCATGAGGTCTTGAATTCGAACCTTAATACCCTATTtgaatacacacacacacacacacacacacacacacacagaggctataaaatttttaaaaatagtaatagtaataataaaataaggcaTAAGATAGATTCCACTAAGTACAAATTTGTTTTCCACCTTCCTTGAAACTATTTACATAGTAATGAATTATGATTCATTAtgtaatttcaaatttcaaatctaAGATAAGTTGACAAGAACATATAACtcttaagtttttttaaatttagttttttctaATTCTTTTCTGATAAAcactttttcaaattatatataatgttaatagGTGATTGTatataacataaattttttttttcaatcgtTAAATGCAGACACAGATTATGATCGAACAAATGGAAGATCTACGGAAGAAGGTAAACAAATTATGTGTTATCATATATACTTTAATGGCTGCTTGCTTAGTgatatctttttttgtttcttgtatTTTACTAATTATATAGCAAATTTTGGCATGCAGGAGCGTCAGCTTGGAGACCTTAACAAGCAGCTTAAGTTTAAGGTACTTACTACTTCCTTtgaaacaagaaattaattgtTGATCTCCACCCTATACTTCCTACTTCTTTCATTAtacttatatatgtacatgttttgtgtaattatatataatatgtgtatgtatatatatatatatatatatatttatatataaattatactttGTTTCAGCTTGAGACAGAAGGACAAAGCCTGAAAGCCATTCAAAGCTTATGGAACTCAAATGCAGCAGCAGTTGGAAACAGCAACTTTGTTGCACATTCTTCTCAAACCAACTCCACCATGGCCATGGACTGCCCAACTGAACCCGTCTTACAAATAGGGTTTGTATATGTTGtatctatgtatgtatatatatatatatatatgcaccacCAACTTCACCCTATAACTAGCAACTACTAGTTCCAATTTCCAAGCCACACACAAATATTTACTTTCAATAAGAAAAGATAGctgaaaatttataatatgtatAGATGTGTGTTTGTTGCTTATATAATTAGGCAGGTAAATTCAAACTGAAGTCATAAATTACCATCTAATTAAGCATTAATAAAAGTCCACTAATGTATATAAatctttatataaatttatatagcttatatcttaatatattttaatataacatTCAGTAGAAAttggttaataaattaaaatgattgcttttaatttcatttatatatatatatatatgcaggtaCCATCCCTTTGTTCATCAAGGTGGTGAGGGATCTTCCATTACAAAGAGTATGCCTGGTGAGACCAACTTCATGCAAGGATGGGTTCTTTAAAATTCATCACCATCATATATctctcactatatatatatatatatatggtagaatttaataactttttatatgtatatgatacAATATGATTGTTCATATATGGTTTTTGTATTTGCATTGATTTGTATCACAAATGCTATATACCAACTTATACTTATTTGCAAGTATGACTCTTTATTAATTATGTGATTGTTTATAATGtgtatttatattgttttctttaataagttatttttttttttttgataaataaatgagTTATTTAATTGCCAAcataaatatgcatatatagaaaTATGATTATACTAAGATCTAACCACAATAAGAGATTTAGTCTCTTATTGGactgatttttttaaataaaaaatattaacacaggcaagataaaaaataaataaatacaaaatcataacttttttttttctttttttcttttgtgtgtAAATAAAGCATAAAAAGCACCCCATACAAATAGAATTTATACGCATGGAGCGCAATGCGTGCAAATTCCTGAATGAACAGCCCAACTATTTCCGGCCCGATTTGTGGAATTAAGCTGTTAGTTGGCCCAAAAATttgaccactttttttttttttttaaattgaattgttcctttaaaaaaataaataaattgaaaaaaaaaaaaaaaaaagaagaagacaaaatTGAAGTAGCAATAGAAGTAAAAGGAAAATCAATagggaagaaagaaaattatccCAAAGGGTGTTGGCATTATTCCTTTCATATTACAAAGAAATAGTAGATAAGAATAACAAAACAACCACAATATTCAGACATTGGATGAAAAAATTTGGACACGGTATTTTATTTCagtcatgaatatatatatatatatatataggaaattgTTCGTTGATAATGGGAGTGATCATGagaataaagcaaattaaaagttgaacaaactaattattttgaatCATGCCATGTACAAATAAAGACTTTGTTTACCAAATTACCCATCGATATAGCAACATATtaatagtttgaaaaaaaattaagtagcaAATCTATAAttcactttgaaaaaaaaaaagaagtaaaaatccaaaatttgtaatttctagcatatatatatatatatatatatatattatgatactataaattaaataattaatttttcaaccaataaaCTAATAATATGTCATCATACTATATTATCTTGATAAACATATTGGTAGACTTGTTGATACTCTAAATATTATTTGACAAATTACtccaaaaataatagaaattcaACCActcaaaaatttccatatatctgGGCAGTTTTTCCaccctctttttttcttctctctttatgagaagttttctatttttaacttttttctttttattttttggggacaGCTTTTACTGATAACAGAATTACTTCATAAATCACATTTTTGACTACTTACATTTCTAAAAATACTAATTAGTCCTGGATTAATTAAAagctattactatttttttgttataattaccttctttttttttttttttttggacatggCAGCAAATTAGTGAAGTTTGTCTCATCCATTCTTTTTGAGGTCTAATTTTgtacattttataattttgatggtATTGGATTAAATTAGGCGCCcgtaaataataagaaaaaaaataagaaagaccTCTTTTCTTctagattaaataaaaataaaaaagacctcTTTTCTTCTAGATTAAAGTTATCTAAAAgaaacaattataattttaattttaaaaaaggaagaatttcATGTTACAAACTCAAAAATCTTATAAGCCACATATAGTTTCAAAATTGGTTTTAACTGTTGACCTTAAAATTTGGTATACATCTCAATAATCAAAAAGTAATgttaattaaatgaaattaattatattttactcAACAAATACATTacgaaaataaataacatattttattttatagtaggACAATGCCATATAATTTGATGTTAATCAAGTTTACAgtcagtaatatatatatatatatatatatatatataaaaacatgcATGATTTTGATATCGATGACATATTCAATCAATTACATGTAGGGGATATATTCAATTTTGAGTTTGACGGATTTAAATGAGTTATAAACTTTAAAGGATTATATGGATTATTATAGAATtctatagattttataaaaaatttataagaatctaaCAAAATCTTTGAgataaatattgtattttatattgataatttcttcacaattttgtttataaaattttttcaaatccattaaaatccatcattttttaaaattttttaaaaatcaataacatTTTGAATgcctataaattttaaaagaattttttaaaattttagttgaatacatctaaattttaataaatttttacaaaatccattaaaatctgaattaaatatcattagacttgtatatactcttttaaaatctaaatcgaatacctctaaacttataaagacttttaaaatttttcaaattataaattaaatacatcctGTAACTTACTTAGCGGATCTAAtgacatgtaatttatttatctatatacgCACAGCTATAGCCTAACATGCAATAAATCCTGTTTCTtacataaaatttgataaaaatttcaataaataatatgGTTTTGCCATCAAGAAAATTTCACGTGAAAATATGGGAGGCAAAAAGCATATAGAGAGATTGCTGATCCCATAAAGAGTATATAGTATAGAAACTGAATGAGCATCAGGAATGAACAAGTTTTCTCTACTTCCCTACACAGAGAAAACCAGAAGATGAGCGGGTGCAAAGTGCCATGCGGGTTTGgtttttcatttgtttgttGCAGAGAATTTCGGGAGGACATGAAAGCCAGGTGGGTATTTTGTTGACTTCTCCGAACTAGTAGGGAGTAGTCTCCGGAGGAACATAAAACTAATAGCAaacttatcaaaatatataccaAATTCTTAATGCTTGGTCCttctaacaacaacaacaacaacaacctcTTCCTGCTTCATTGGCTGCCTCTTTctgctaactttttttttttttctttttctttgtattatttctgtatttaatttctttcaaaacaaaattgttgttttggatttttcaatATGTCAGGTTGTGGTTGTTTCCCTGTCAATCTTGATCGATCTCGTAGGGGCAGCTTCAAGTTCTCTAAGCGATCTTCTTCTTCtggtatatatatgattttcaatgtgtTTTTCTTTGATGCCCATTTTCGGATTTGGTTTTTTCAGatcttcaaacttttttttcttgatttttgttttgaccCACTTTGTTTCTTGAAGTAGATGATTTTGATGAGAATTGTTGGTTTAATTGACATTTTTTGGTATCTAATTTTGAAccattttttggattttgtttttttttttttggttgatgttAATTGAGAAAGGCAATTGGGTTGTTTTCAGGTTCTTCAAGAGGGCTTACAGCGGATTTAAATGGAGGGAATTTGGAGAAAGATTCAATGGTTGTTTGCTTCGGGGAAATGTTGATTGATTTTGTTCCAACTGTTTCTGGGGTTTCTCTTGCAGAAGCTGAAGCTTTTAAAAAAGCTGCCGGTGGGGCTCCTGCTAATGTTGCTGTTGGGATAGCAAGACTTGGAGGCTCCGCAGCTTTCATTGGAAAGGTTCTACTATAATTTTACAGTTCAACCCCCCttatctttttctcttaattatagaaaaatatttgatcTTTTTACTTGACAGAACATGTATTTTGTGCTATTCTTTTACTATCAACAACAATTCATGTGTAAATGTTTTTGTTTAGGTTGGTGAAGATGAGTTTGGATACATGTTGGCTGACATTCTAAAACAGAACAATGTTGACAATTCTGGCATGCGTTTCGATCCACATGCAAGGACTGCTTTGGCATTTGTTACCCTTACAAAAGAAGGTGACCGTGAGTTTATGTTTTACCGGAACCCAAGTGCTGATATGCTGCTTCAAGATAAAGAACTCGATGAAAACTTGATTAAAAAGGTAAACACTTATTATTCTCTATTCAGTAATGGTTTCTTTTTAAGTGACTAATCTTTTCAAGTGATATAGTATTGGGTTGTTTAACCACATTGTATTTAGTTTCCTAGAGAAATACTTTGTTCTAAGATGAATGTTTCCATTAATTATGTCCTAAATGTTAAATCTACATGGTAGAACAATTTTCCAATTGGGTTTGGAGACGGTGGTATAGCGCTGAAGAAAGCTACTAGctgatgccttttctttttcctcaaaAAATTATGCCGTGTAGGGTTGTATATTTCACTATGGATCAATAAGTTTGATTGAGGAACCTTGTAGATCCGCTCATATGGCTGCCATGGATATTGCCAAGAAGGCTGGTTGTATCCTCTCTTATGACCCAAATTTGAGATTGCCACTATGGCCTTCTGAAGATTCTGCTCGTAAAGGAATAATGAGCATATGGGACCAGGCTGACTTTGTTAAGGTATATGTTTTTCATAGTTCGAAGACTGCATGTTTGAACGATGTCATTTGTAAATTATGGAGCATAAATGGCAAATTACAGGTTAGTGAAGATGAAATTAAATTCCTAACTGAAGGCGATGATCCCTACGATGATAAAGTGGTGATGGAGAAGCTATTTCGACCCCATATGAAGCTTTTGCTTGTAACTGAAGGGAACAATGGCTGCAGATACTACACTCAGGTAATTGTATAGTGTGAATTTTATAGCAATGAATTTAAAGATTCCAATGTGAAGTCGATATATGTCTTTTGGCAGCTATTATATTAACCAAAATCATGCAATTTTAAGTATACAAGTGATATTGTGATATAGATGATGTGCCTTTCGCTGTGCTGCAGGAGTTTAAGGGTCGAGTTGCTGGTGTTAAAGTTGATGCCGTTGACACAACTGGTGCTGGTGATGCTTTTGTTGCTGGCATTCTGTGGAATTTGGCTTCAGACTTAAATCTGTACAAGGTAcatatatttcctttttcttttttcctgaaGTGGAATGGGAGGAAAAAGGATGGAGATTCTACTATTCTTAGAGATATTTATCCAATActttataataaaatgatattaacaGGCTGCATTATTAGTAACAATCTTACTACCATATAATTTTGAAAGAGTCATTTgcattaagatttaaaaaattgttcttATCATCAGTGATTAAGGTTAGATGtgtagaatatttattttatgtgattACTTCCTTATTCCTACCGACAGTCCAGATTAGAATATATTTCTCTTTATGCACAAGGTCAGATTACGATGTTGGGTTGATAAAAGAACATTAACAGAATTTTTGCTCTTGTTTTGGTTTCTTACAAACTCATACTAATgaatgcattattattattattattattttaactctTTATTTGAACAGATTACAAATCATCTTTTCACCAATACCATGTTTTTGGATAGTTTTTAGATCTCCTATTCATTAAACaccttaatttcatatttagcAATATGACCAGGAAAATATTATCCAAAATGCATGAAAAGATCAAAGTAAAATATgaagatacatttttttattttttttgtactaCAGAATGAAAGCCGGTTGAAGGAAGCTCTCCTCTTTGCAAATGCCTGTGGTGCTATCACTGTGACGGGGATGGGTGCAATACCTGCATTACCCACTAAGGATGCAGTCCACCAAATTCTTGGCAAGAGCACTACATGAAAATGATATATGTTCATCATAAGATCATGTCACtggattttgttaaaaaaaaacccaaaaaaaaaaaaaaaaaaaattgacaaacaaGCTATTGGCTCTTTTAAGTTCCCCAAATGAATAAACTGGGTTACCATACAGCAACAAACCCAATTTTCCTGCTCCCATTTTGTACAGATGAAAGAGAAGCAGATGAGATGGGCATCAATTTTACTTTTGTGTGAAATGTATATTAATTCTTCCATTTTCATCAGTTTTCTAAATATAAgaacttgaaaaaataaaaaagaaatcagTTTGTGCATTATTCCATTC is a window from the Ziziphus jujuba cultivar Dongzao chromosome 11, ASM3175591v1 genome containing:
- the LOC107432672 gene encoding agamous-like MADS-box protein MADS3 isoform X1 — encoded protein: MGRGRVELKRIENKINRQVTFSKRRNGLLKKAYELSVLCDAEVALIIFSSRGKLYEFGNAGIPKTLERYQRCSFTPQDNSIERETQVFVFANQDFVSWYQEVTKLKAKYEALQRTQRHLLGEDLGPLSVKELQNLEKQLEGALAQARQRRTQIMIEQMEDLRKKERQLGDLNKQLKFKLETEGQSLKAIQSLWNSNAAAVGNSNFVAHSSQTNSTMAMDCPTEPVLQIGYHPFVHQGGEGSSITKSMPGETNFMQGWVL
- the LOC107432677 gene encoding probable fructokinase-7 isoform X2: MVVCFGEMLIDFVPTVSGVSLAEAEAFKKAAGGAPANVAVGIARLGGSAAFIGKVGEDEFGYMLADILKQNNVDNSGMRFDPHARTALAFVTLTKEGDREFMFYRNPSADMLLQDKELDENLIKKGCIFHYGSISLIEEPCRSAHMAAMDIAKKAGCILSYDPNLRLPLWPSEDSARKGIMSIWDQADFVKVSEDEIKFLTEGDDPYDDKVVMEKLFRPHMKLLLVTEGNNGCRYYTQEFKGRVAGVKVDAVDTTGAGDAFVAGILWNLASDLNLYKNESRLKEALLFANACGAITVTGMGAIPALPTKDAVHQILGKSTT
- the LOC107432672 gene encoding agamous-like MADS-box protein MADS3 isoform X2 translates to MGRGRVELKRIENKINRQVTFSKRRNGLLKKAYELSVLCDAEVALIIFSSRGKLYEFGNAGIPKTLERYQRCSFTPQDNSIERETQSWYQEVTKLKAKYEALQRTQRHLLGEDLGPLSVKELQNLEKQLEGALAQARQRRTQIMIEQMEDLRKKERQLGDLNKQLKFKLETEGQSLKAIQSLWNSNAAAVGNSNFVAHSSQTNSTMAMDCPTEPVLQIGYHPFVHQGGEGSSITKSMPGETNFMQGWVL
- the LOC107432677 gene encoding probable fructokinase-7 isoform X1 codes for the protein MSGCGCFPVNLDRSRRGSFKFSKRSSSSGSSRGLTADLNGGNLEKDSMVVCFGEMLIDFVPTVSGVSLAEAEAFKKAAGGAPANVAVGIARLGGSAAFIGKVGEDEFGYMLADILKQNNVDNSGMRFDPHARTALAFVTLTKEGDREFMFYRNPSADMLLQDKELDENLIKKGCIFHYGSISLIEEPCRSAHMAAMDIAKKAGCILSYDPNLRLPLWPSEDSARKGIMSIWDQADFVKVSEDEIKFLTEGDDPYDDKVVMEKLFRPHMKLLLVTEGNNGCRYYTQEFKGRVAGVKVDAVDTTGAGDAFVAGILWNLASDLNLYKNESRLKEALLFANACGAITVTGMGAIPALPTKDAVHQILGKSTT